The Halobacillus amylolyticus nucleotide sequence CCGTGAGTAATCAGAGGTAAGTCAGCCATACTAAGCTTGGACGCGAAAGAAGCGTTCAGGCTTTTTTTAGTGACAGGAGGGCTTGTCATGGATAAGAAAAAGCAAAAGGATGAAAAACGCTGGGTAGAGGTTAAACCATTTGAAGAAAGTCAAATGGAGCCAAAGAGGCTGACTGATGCTAAGCGCAAAGAGATCGAAGCTGATCAGCATACTGTAGGAGGGTTTTAAAATGGAAAATTCCCTATTTAATAATGCAAAAAAAGCTGTGAGCCGCTTCACACAGAAAAACCGTGAAGGTGCGCATGCTACGAACCAACAAGATATGCAAGCAGCCAAGCAAGCGATTCAATCTGCATATAGCCAGTGTTCTCAAGAAGAGAAGCAACAGCTACAGCAGTTAGAACAGCAGCTTGATGCTGAACATCAAAACATGCGTTAATTTAAGCCATTAGGATCAGACCATTTTTTGGTCTGATCCTTTTTATCGTTCACTGTGTAGATACTAAGTTCTGTGAACTCCTTGCTATTCCCCAGGAAATAACAAATTAAAAAATTAATACGCTTCTTGCTTTCTTAGTTCCCGAAGTAAGTCTTCTAAAACTTTGCGCAATTGACCATTGTTTCCTTCGAGCATTCTAAAGTAAAGAGCACGTAATAGGTGTTTACAGTTATTAATGATAATATCTTCGTTCGGATTATCCCAGCTTTCACGTTCATAAAGCAGTGTTTCGATCCAGTCTTGCTGTTCATCAGGTTCAATCTTTTTGAACATAGTTAAAATGGCTGTAACCATTCTCTCTTCTTCATCGAACAAATAAGGCTGATCAATTAAAAATTGCTTACGAATAATCGGAAGCATTTGTTTTACTTCCTCTGATGTTATCTCATCACAAGCGGCCACACTATCTAATGCATCGGCAGCATGGGCCATTGCGTGGGCCCAGCCTTTCCCCTGGACATAGCCTCTATGGTCTGATTCTTGCTGCATGTATTTTTTTAAATTATCCCAAACCCTGTGAATCTCTTCTTCCTTAAGAAACGCTTTTTCCTGGTGTTTCTTCATGATGGGCGGGATTAACAGGACAGAGAAGCTTCTTTTAAAAACTGCATCCTCTTCCTTCTTAGACATACCAATTCGGTAAAATAAATAATTTTTATTTAAAACGGATTGAAGAATGTTCCTCAACTGTTCATTATTATAATGGCCTCGTTCAATAAAGGCTGTAAAG carries:
- a CDS encoding DUF3813 family protein → MENSLFNNAKKAVSRFTQKNREGAHATNQQDMQAAKQAIQSAYSQCSQEEKQQLQQLEQQLDAEHQNMR
- a CDS encoding DUF2785 domain-containing protein codes for the protein METKLIDVLQPIKANDFVLPEGKSLQELTTLMLQRIGSVHPVLRDDLIHTIFTAFIERGHYNNEQLRNILQSVLNKNYLFYRIGMSKKEEDAVFKRSFSVLLIPPIMKKHQEKAFLKEEEIHRVWDNLKKYMQQESDHRGYVQGKGWAHAMAHAADALDSVAACDEITSEEVKQMLPIIRKQFLIDQPYLFDEEERMVTAILTMFKKIEPDEQQDWIETLLYERESWDNPNEDIIINNCKHLLRALYFRMLEGNNGQLRKVLEDLLRELRKQEAY